A genomic segment from Corylus avellana chromosome ca5, CavTom2PMs-1.0 encodes:
- the LOC132181237 gene encoding protein SIEVE ELEMENT OCCLUSION B-like gives MDTKLGATGTLQQPNVTSSAQQPSRGTNALQPPTGQVGALQQASQLGALQQPTQMGSLQSSQLGSYQPSSQLGSNYQPSSQLGSYQQSSQPGSLQQPTQLGSYQQPGQLGSLQQPTQPGSLQQPTQLGSYQQPSQLGSLQQPTQLGSYQQPSQLGSLQQPTQLVSYQQPSNVLQQPSQQLGPLQMGSFQQPGKVAPFSMQQLLKSDRGNMLTLSDDNWMVKQIQATHAPDGRVVDTKPVLYLVEDILKRATLNPSTLITTGTEAQIESFEERTHQAGFLAMLDALSFTIDRISCEISYKALSGADAHQTTLSIFHQLSLFDWDAKLVLTLAAFALHYGEFFLLAQIYSTNQLAKAMALLRQVPGLIERASALKPRFDALNNLIDAILEVTRCIVQFKELPSAYIAPEVSALTTAIALIPTAVYWTVRSIVACATQITSFNSMGYEFAMSTTEAHWELSTLAHKLKNMRDHLQEQLEKCYQYIEGKRDDEYFQMLVNLFDIIHIDNLRVLRALINPRDDPQPLVDGPTKKRVNIDVLRRKNVLLLISGLNISQDELSILEQIYNESRLHPTRLESQYELVWIPVVDSSTTGVDSIEKQFQNMQSTMPWYTVHPSLIGKPVVKFIKEKWHLKKKPILVVLDPQGKVVSPNAIHMMWIWVSNAFPFTSSREEALWREETWRLELLVDGIDQTILNWIKDGKYIFMYGGDDIEWIRKFTSSARSVASAERLPLEMFYVGKGSKREQVKRIIKTITLEKLSSCWQDPAMVWFFWTRLESMLFSKIQLDKADDHLDPVMHGIKRLLSYDREGGWAVLSKGSSIVVNGHGNTVLTTLVDYETWKANVALQGFDVAFKNHHDLRHGEKYPCSRFEFSRNAGRIPVSMKCPQCHHNMEEYTTFLCCHEEDIPAILY, from the exons ATGGATACCAAGTTGGGAGCCACCGGTACTTTGCAGCAACCCAATGTTACCAGCTCTGCTCAGCAACCCTCCCGGGGCACCAATGCGTTGCAGCCACCAACAGGCCAGGTAGGTGCTCTGCAGCAAGCTTCCCAACTGGGTGCTCTGCAGCAACCCACCCAAATGGGTTCTTTGCAATCAAGCCAGCTGGGTTCTTACCAGCCATCAAGCCAGCTGGGTTCTAATTACCAGCCATCGAGCCAACTGGGTTCTTACCAGCAATCAAGCCAGCCGGGTTCCCTGCAGCAACCCACCCAGCTGGGTTCTTACCAGCAACCTGGCCAGCTGGGTTCTCTGCAGCAACCGACCCAACCGGGTTCTCTGCAGCAACCGACTCAACTGGGTTCTTACCAGCAACCGAGCCAGCTGGGTTCTCTGCAGCAACCGACCCAATTGGGTTCTTACCAGCAACCGAGCCAGCTGGGTTCTCTGCAGCAACCCACCCAACTGGTTTCTTACCAGCAACCCAGCAACGTATTACAGCAGCCAAGCCAGCAGTTGGGTCCTTTGCAGATGGGTTCTTTCCAGCAACCCGGAAAAGTGGCTCCGTTTTCTATGCAGCAACTGCTCAAAAGTGACCGAGGCAACATGCTAACATTGTCCGATGACAACTGGATGGTGAAGCAAATTCAGGCCACCCACGCTCCAGATGGTCGAGTAGTTGATACCAAACCCGTTCTCTATCTTGTTGAGGACATTCTTAAACGTGCCACTCTGAATCCTAGTACCCTCATTACAACG GGTACCGAAGCACAAATTGAAAGCTTTGAAGAAAGGACCCACCAAGCTGGTTTCCTTGCCATGCTTGATGCACTGTCATTTACAATTGATCGAATTTCCTGCGAG ATATCATACAAGGCTCTGAGTGGCGCGGATGCACATCAAACAACACTGTCAATATTTCACCAGCTATCACTCTTTGATTGGGATGCTAAGTTGGTGTTGACCTTAGCTGCTTTTGCTTTGCATTATGGAGAATTTTTTCTCCTTGCCCAGATTTACTCAACAAACCAGCTTGCTAAAGCAATGGCGCTCCTGAGGCAGGTGCCTGGCCTAATTGAACGCGCAAGTGCGTTGAAACCCCGGTTCGATGCACTTAACAATCTAATCGATGCCATATTGGAAGTGACCCGTTGTATTGTTCAGTTTAAAGAACTACCCTCCGCGTATATCGCGCCAGAGGTATCTGCATTAACCACAGCCATAGCCCTTATTCCAACAGCTGTCTATTGGACTGTCAGGAGCATTGTGGCCTGCGCAACTCAGATTACTAGCTTCAATAGCATGGGTTACGA GTTTGCGATGTCCACCACAGAAGCACATTGGGAGTTATCCACCCTGGCTCACAAGCTCAAAAACATGCGTGACCATCTTCAGGAGCAGCTGGAAAAGTGCTACCAATACATAG AGGGGAAGAGGGACGATGAATATTTTCAAATGCTTGTCAATCTCTTTGACATAATTCACATTGATAACTTGAGGGTTCTCAGGGCCTTGATTAACCCTAGGGATGATCCGCAGCCACTTGTTGATGGCCCCACCAAGAAAAGG GTTAACATAGATGTTCTTAGGAGGAAGAACGTGTTATTGCTCATTTCAGGGCTGAACATCTCTCAAGATGAGCTTTCTATTCTTGAACAAATTTATAATGAGTCCAGGCTCCACCCAACGAGGCTAGAGAGTCAGTATGAGCTTGTGTGGATACCGGTTGTGGACAGTTCGACCACAGGGGTTGACTccattgaaaaacaatttcAGAACATGCAGTCTACAATGCCATGGTACACTGTGCACCCCTCCTTGATAGGAAAGCCAGTGGTCAAGTTCATCAAGGAGAAGTGGCACTTGAAGAAGAAGCCTATCCTTGTGGTATTGGACCCTCAAGGAAAGGTGGTTTCCCCCAATGCAATTCACATGATGTGGATTTGGGTAAGCAATGCCTTTCCTTTCACTAGCTCAAGAGAAGAAGCGCTGTGGAGGGAAGAGACTTGGAGGCTTGAGCTGCTGGTGGATGGCATTGACCAGACAATACTGAATTGG ATTAAAGAtggaaaatacattttcatgTATGGAGGGGACGACATTGAGTGGATTCGGAAGTTTACAAGCTCAGCACGCTCAGTTGCATCGGCGGAACGCCTACCCTTAGAGATGTTCTATGTGGGAAAGGGGAGCAAAAGGGAGCAAGTGAAGCGAATCATAAAGACCATCACATTGGAGAAGCTGAGTTCCTGCTGGCAAGACCCAGCCATGGTGTGGTTCTTTTGGACCCGACTTGAGAGCATGCTGTTCTCCAAGATTCAGCTAGACAAGGCTGACGACCACTTGGACCCGGTGATGCACGGGATAAAGAGGCTGCTTAGCTACGACAGAGAGGGTGGATGGGCTGTGCTGAGCAAAGGGTCTAGCATTGTGGTGAATGGGCATGGGAACACAGTTTTGACCACCTTGGTAGATTATGAAACGTGGAAGGCGAATGTGGCGTTGCAGGGttttgatgtggctttcaagaACCACCATGACCTGCGTCATGGTGAGAAATACCCCTGCAGCCGCTTCGAGTTCTCCCGCAACGCTGGAAGGATTCCGGTGAGCATGAAGTGCCCTCAGTGTCACCACAACATGGAGGAGTATACCACTTTCCTCTGCTGCCACGAGGAAGACATTCCGGCCATACTATACTAA
- the LOC132182233 gene encoding LOW QUALITY PROTEIN: protein SIEVE ELEMENT OCCLUSION B (The sequence of the model RefSeq protein was modified relative to this genomic sequence to represent the inferred CDS: substituted 1 base at 1 genomic stop codon) — MDSMVTLSNDENVLVKQIQATHSPDGRVIDSGPLLYYVEDILNRATLNPDALIITTGTQESLFLDAFLHALSSLIIDRISSEISYKALSDKDAHETSTLSIFHQLSNYGWDTKMLLVVAAFALRYGEFWLLVQIIYSTNQPIGLSDHASALKPRFDALNDLIKTILEVTHCAVTIKELPSMYITPEFPALSTCIAHFPTAAYWTIRSIVACATLITSITSKGYEFRISATEAQWDQLSTLAHKLKNVHDHLNKQLEKCHQHINEKIEDEYFDMLGKLFEMVHLDNMKVLKALICLKDDVQPLVDGSTKRRVNIDVLRRMNVLLLISGLNISQDELSILELIYNESRLHLTRLKSQYELVWIPIVDSSGKWTDSMQIQFENLQSTMPWYTVHPPSLIDKAVVRFIKEKWHFKNKPIIVVLDPQAKVVSPNAIHMMWIWGSNAFPFSSSREEALWREETWRLELLVDGIDHTVLNWIKDGKYIFMYGGDDIEWIRKFTRSARLVALAGRIPLEIFYVGKGSKMEQVQRVVRTIATEQLSSYWQDPTMIWFFWSRIESMLFSKIQLDKADDHLDPVMQGIKRLLSYDREGGWAVLSKGSSIVVNGHGNIVLATLFEYDMWKDNVAVQGFDVAFKTHHDLLHGEKYPXCRFEFSPTVRRVPVHMSCPECYDDMEEYITFLCCHEKAHVRTRLQPRASISF, encoded by the exons ATGGACAGCATGGTAACATTGTCCAATGACGAGAATGTTTTGGTGAAGCAAATTCAGGCCACCCATTCTCCAGATGGCCGAGTAATTGATAGCGGACCCCTTCTCTATTATGTTGAGGACATTCTTAATCGTGCCACTCTGAATCCAGATGCCCTGATCATTACAACG GGTACGCAAGAAAGCCTATTCCTAGATGCCTTTCTTCATGCCCTGTCGTCACTTATAATCGATCGAATTTCCAGCGAG ATATCATACAAGGCTTTGAGCGACAAGGATGCACACGAAACGTCGACGCTCTCAATATTTCACCAGCTATCAAATTATGGTTGGGATACTAAGATGTTGCTGGTCGTAGCTGCTTTTGCTTTGCGCTATGGAGAATTCTGGCTCCTTGTCCAGATCATTTACTCAACAAATCAACCAATTGGCCTAAGTGATCACGCAAGCGCATTGAAACCCCGCTTCGATGCACTTAATGATCTAATCAAAACGATATTGGAAGTGACCCACTGTGCTGTTACGATTAAAGAACTACCATCCATGTATATCACACCTGAGTTTCCTGCACTATCCACTTGCATAGCCCATTTTCCAACAGCTGCCTATTGGACAATCAGGAGCATTGTGGCCTGCGCAACTCTTATTACTAGCATCACTAGCAAAGGTTACGA GTTTAGGATATCCGCCACAGAAGCACAATGGGATCAGTTATCCACCCTGGCTCACAAGCTCAAAAACGTGCATGACCATCTTAATAAACAGCTGGAAAAGTGCCACCAACACATAA ATGAGAAGATAGAGGATGAATATTTTGACATGCTTGGGAAACTCTTCGAGATGGTTCACCTTGACAATATGAAGGTTCTCAAGGCCCTGATTTGCCTTAAGGATGATGTGCAGCCGCTTGTTGATGGTTCCACCAAGAGAAGG GTTAACATAGACGTTCTAAGGAGGATGAACGTGTTATTGCTCATTTCAGGCCTGAATATCTCCCAAGATGAGCTTTCAATTCTGGAACTGATTTATAACGAGTCCAGACTCCACCTTACGAGGCTAAAAAGTCAATATGAGCTTGTCTGGATACCGATTGTGGACAGTTCAGGCAAATGGACTGACTCCATGCAAATACAATTTGAGAATTTACAGTCTACAATGCCATGGTACACGGTGCACCCTCCTTCCTTGATAGATAAGGCAGTGGTTAGGTTCATTAAGGAGAAGTGGCACTTCAAGAATAAGCCTATTATTGTGGTGTTGGACCCTCAAGCAAAGGTGGTGTCCCCCAATGCAATTCACATGATGTGGATTTGGGGAAGCAATGCCTTTCCTTTCAGTAGCTCCAGAGAAGAAGCGCTATGGAGGGAAGAGACTTGGAGGCTTGAGCTGCTGGTGGATGGCATTGACCACACAGTACTgaattgg ATTAAAGACggaaaatacattttcatgTATGGAGGGGACGACATTGAGTGGATTCGGAAATTTACAAGGTCAGCACGCTTAGTTGCATTGGCGGGACGCATACCCTTAGAGATATTCTATGTGGGAAAGGGCAGCAAAATGGAGCAAGTCCAGCGAGTTGTAAGGACCATCGCAACGGAGCAGCTGAGCTCCTACTGGCAAGACCCAACAATGATATGGTTCTTCTGGTCCCGCATTGAGAGCATGCTCTTCTCAAAGATTCAACTAGACAAGGCTGACGACCACTTGGACCCTGTGATGCAAGGGATCAAGAGGCTACTCAGCTACGACAGAGAGGGAGGATGGGCGGTGCTGAGCAAAGGGTCTAGCATTGTGGTGAATGGGCATGGGAACATAGTTTTGGCAACCTTGTTCGAGTATGACATGTGGAAGGACAACGTGGCTGTGCAGGGttttgatgtggctttcaagaCCCATCATGACCTGCTTCATGGTGAGAAATACCCCTGATGCCGCTTCGAGTTCTCGCCCACTGTCAGAAGGGTTCCGGTGCACATGTCGTGCCCTGAGTGTTACGACGACATGGAGGAATATATCACTTTCCTCTGCTGCCACGAGAAAGCTCACGTTCGAACACGTCTCCAACCACGCGCCAGCATTTCCTTCTAG
- the LOC132182881 gene encoding uncharacterized protein LOC132182881, with product MASALRRLLRKSPPTRLIAALQNPQAPNLTVPLVFHQTHLIEPTNASTCLGSVKAENLIHSQFSHIYPSFPFGFYLNPICSTGSVPSEAEDAALHDWRTVWADSVKKKRKRKMNKHKYKKLRKRLRRQT from the coding sequence ATGGCTTCGGCGCTCCGCAGGCTTCTCAGAAAATCGCCACCCACGAGACTCATCGCCGCTCTACAGAATCCACAAGCCCCAAATCTAACAGTACCTCTTGTTTTCCACCAAACCCATCTCATCGAACCCACCAATGCTAGCACGTGTCTGGGTTCAGTCAAAGCGGAGAACTTGATCCATTCCCAGTTCTCACACATTTACCCGAGCTTTCCATTTGGGTTTTACTTGAACCCGATTTGCTCAACTGGGTCGGTCCCGTCCGAGGCGGAGGATGCGGCGTTGCATGATTGGCGGACGGTGTGGGCGGACAgtgtgaagaagaagaggaagagaaagatgaacaAGCACAAATACAAGAAGCTGAGGAAGCGTCTCAGGAGGCAGACTTAG
- the LOC132180257 gene encoding uncharacterized protein LOC132180257, whose amino-acid sequence MGGVTSSMAAKFAFFPPNPPSYKLVKDDLTGLLLLSPFPHRENVEVLKLPTRRGTEIVAIYIRHPMATSTLLYSHGNAADLGQMYELFIELSIHLRVNLMGYDYSGYGQSSGKPSEQNTYADIEAAYKCLEESYGTKQEDIVLYGQSVGSGPTLDLAARLPQLRAVVLHSPILSGLRVMYPVKRSYWFDIYKNIDKIPLVNCPVLIIHGTSDEVVDCSHGKQLWELCKEKYEPLWLKGGNHCDLELYPEYIRHLKKFISTVEKSPSQRYSSRRSTDQFEQPRKSTDFFEVSRKSTDRREKPRQSTDRPEKLKNLSTNVDKLEKLRISFDHLERSRRSVDCHEKSRKSIDHQLERARKSVDRLDRIRTG is encoded by the exons ATGGGTGGGGTGACGTCGTCTATGGCGGCCAAGTTCGCCTTCTTCCCGCCGAACCCACCGTCGTACAAGCTGGTCAAGGACGATCTCACGGGTCTCTTGCTTCTCAGCCCCTTTCCTCACCGCGAAAACGTCGAGGTTCTCAAACTGCCGACTCGCCGGGGCACCGAGATCGTCGCCATCTACATTCGGCACCCCATGGCCACCTCTACTCTGCTCTACTCTCACGGAAACGCCGCCGATCTGGGCCAGATGTACGAGCTCTTCATTGAACTAAGCATCCACCTCCGCGTCAATCTCATGGG GTATGACTATTCTGGATATGGGCAATCATCGGGAAAG CCTAGTGAGCAGAATACATATGCTGATATTGAGGCTGCATACAAGTGTCTTGAAGAAAGCTATGGTACTAAGCAGGAAGATATCGTCCTTTATGGGCAATCTGTTGGAAGTGGTCCCACTTTGGACCTTGCAGCTCGATTGCCTCAGTTAAGAGCTGTTGTTCTGCATAGTCCCATACTTTCTGGCTTAAGAGTCATGTATCCTGTAAAGCGTTCATACTGGTTTGACATTTATAAG AATATTGACAAAATCCCACTGGTTAATTGTCCTGTTCTTATAATTCAT GGGACGTCGGATGAAGTTGTTGATTGCTCTCATGGTAAGCAACTCTGGGAACTGTGCAAAGAGAAGTATGAACCACTATGGCTCAAAGGAGGAAACCACTGTGATTTGGAGCTCTATCCTGAGTATATAAGGCATCTCAAGAAATTTATATCAACAGTCGAGAAGTCTCCTTCCCAAAGATACAGCTCCAGGAGGAGCACGGACCAGTTTGAACAGCCTCGGAAGAGCActgatttttttgaagtttcaagAAAGAGCACTGATAGGAGAGAAAAACCAAGGCAGAGCACTGACAGACctgaaaaactgaaaaaccTGTCTACCAATGTTGATAAGCTAGAAAAGTTAAGAATCTCCTTTGATCACCTGGAAAGGTCTCGGAGGAGTGTGGATTGCCATGAGAAGTCTCGAAAAAGCATTGACCACCAGTTGGAAAGAGCACGCAAGAGTGTTGACCGGCTGGATAGAATACGAACTGGGTAA
- the LOC132180258 gene encoding glycerol-3-phosphate dehydrogenase [NAD(+)] produces MTLPPPLILTLRLRLSLPAPPKFPRFRRSFTNLSPFMAPAMEAQERAQDEAAAPHSNDFSNDEAAHKSKVTVVGSGNWGSVAARLLASNTLRLGSFHDEVRMWVYEETLPSGEKLTDVINRDNENVKYLPGIKLGNNVVADPDLENAVKDANMLVFVTPHQFMEGICKSLVGKIKGDVEAISLIKGMEVKMEGPCMISTLISQQLGTNCCVLMGANIANEIAVEKFSEATVGYRGNRQIAEKWVQLFSTPYFIVTAVQDVEGVELCGTLKNVVALAAGFVDGLEMGNNTKAAIMRIGLREMKAFSKLLFSTVKDTTFFESCGVADLITTCLGGRNRKVAEAFAKNEGKRSFDELEAEMLQGQKLQGVSTAREVYEVLSHRGWLELFPLFASVHEICIGHLPPSAIVEHSERTPRPSLVDGSAQYH; encoded by the exons ATGactctccctcctcctcttaTACTCACTCTTCGCCTTCGCCTTTCACTCCCAGCTCCTCCTAAGTTTCCTCGCTTCCGCAGATCATTCACAAATCTCTCCCCCTTCATGGCTCCAGCAATGGAAGCCCAAGAACGAGCGCAAGATGAAGCAGCCGCGCCCCACAGCAACGACTTCTCAAACGATGAAGCTGCTCACAAGTCCAAAGTCACCGTTGTGGGTAGCGGAAACTGGGGCAGTGTGGCTGCCAGGCTCCTTGCCTCCAACACGCTTAGGCTCGGCTCTTTCCACG ACGAAGTGAGGATGTGGGTGTATGAGGAAACATTACCAAGCGGCGAGAAGCTCACAGATGTCATCAACCGTGACAAT GAAAATGTTAAATACCTCCCTGGCATTAAACTTGGAAACAATGTTGTTGCAGACCCAGACCTTGAAAATGCAG TAAAGGATGCAAACATGTTGGTTTTTGTGACCCCACATCAATTTATGGAGGGAATATGCAAGAGTCTTGTTGGGAAAATTAAGGGAGATGTGGAGGCCATTTCCCTCATCAAAGGGATGGAGGTGAAGATGGAAGGCCCATGCATGATCTCTACTCTCATCTCCCAGCAATTGGGGACTAATTGTTGTGTCCTAATGGGGGCCAATATCGCTAACGAG ATTGCTGTGGAGAAGTTTAGTGAAGCAACGGTTGGATATAGAGGGAACAGACAGATTGCAGAGAAATGGGTTCAACTGTTTAGTACTCCCTATTTCATTGTCACAGCT GTCCAAGATGTGGAAGGAGTTGAATTATGTGGGACTCTGAAAAATGTCGTGGCCTTAGCAGCAG GTTTTGTGGATGGCTTGGAGATGGGGAATAACACAAAA GCTGCAATCATGAGAATTGGTCTGAGAGAGATGAAGGCATTTTCCAAGTTGTTGTTTTCCACTGTTAAGGATACCACCTTCTTTGAGAGCTGTGGCGTTGCCGATCTGATTACAACATGCT TGGGAGGAAGAAACAGAAAAGTTGCAGAGGCTTTTGCAAAGAATGAAGGGAAAAG GTCATTTGATGAGCTTGAAGCAGAGATGCTGCAGGGCCAGAAATTACAG GGCGTCTCAACGGCTAGAGAAGTTTATGAGGTTCTAAGCCACCGTGGATGGCTAGAGTTGTTTCCACTTTTTGCGTCGGTGCATGAGATCTGCATTGGTCATCTTCCACCATCAGCCATTGTTGAACATAGTGAGCGCACACCCAGACCGTCTCTGGTAGATGGCTCTGCCCAATACCACTGA